From the genome of Variovorax sp. RA8, one region includes:
- a CDS encoding PP2C family protein-serine/threonine phosphatase has translation MKFSVFQVSRKGGRLKNEDRMGYCYTRESGLFVLADGMGGHPEGEVAAQMALQTIAALYQREARPMVKDVKAFLTASLMAAHQQIMRYAGNKGMLDTPRTTVVAAVLQGTTATWIHCGDSRLYVIRDGELLTRTRDHSHAERPRTGGTTGAEVVNRNLLLTCLGSPTTPLFDISAPLQLQRGDRIMLCSDGLWSVLDESLIVRTLSSGKPVSDAAPDLAEMALRNGGSHSDNVTLIALEWETPDATGQTRGVSTDSISDGVFASTIQAGMPSDSELDDLDDDAIERSIAEINEAIKRSSAARKP, from the coding sequence GTGAAATTTTCCGTCTTCCAGGTCAGCCGCAAGGGCGGCCGTCTCAAGAACGAAGACCGCATGGGCTATTGCTACACGCGGGAATCGGGCCTGTTCGTGCTGGCCGATGGCATGGGTGGGCACCCTGAGGGCGAGGTAGCCGCCCAGATGGCGCTGCAGACCATTGCGGCGCTGTACCAGCGCGAGGCGCGGCCGATGGTGAAGGATGTGAAGGCCTTCCTCACGGCTTCGTTGATGGCTGCGCACCAGCAGATCATGCGCTACGCGGGCAACAAGGGCATGCTCGACACGCCCCGCACAACCGTGGTGGCGGCGGTCCTGCAAGGCACGACCGCGACCTGGATCCATTGCGGAGACTCCCGGCTCTACGTGATTCGCGACGGCGAGCTGCTGACGCGCACGCGCGATCACTCCCACGCCGAGCGGCCGCGCACCGGCGGGACCACGGGTGCCGAGGTCGTCAACCGCAACCTGCTGCTGACATGCCTGGGGTCGCCGACCACGCCCTTGTTCGACATCTCTGCCCCGCTGCAACTGCAGCGGGGCGACCGCATCATGCTGTGCTCCGACGGCCTGTGGAGCGTGCTGGACGAGAGCCTGATCGTGCGCACGCTGTCTTCCGGCAAGCCGGTTTCCGACGCTGCACCCGATCTCGCCGAAATGGCCTTGCGCAACGGCGGTTCCCACAGCGACAACGTTACGCTGATCGCGCTCGAATGGGAAACGCCGGATGCGACGGGCCAGACCCGGGGCGTATCCACCGACAGCATCAGCGATGGCGTCTTCGCCTCCACCATCCAGGCGGGTATGCCCTCCGACAGCGAGCTCGACGATCTCGACGATGACGCCATCGAGCGTTCGATCGCCGAGATCAACGAAGCCATCAAGCGCTCCTCCGCCGCACGCAAGCCCTGA
- a CDS encoding YicC/YloC family endoribonuclease: MPVYSMTGYASGQTAAGSGHPEAEPRTAGAGRLGVEIRSVNSRFLDLTFKLPEELRQHEPMLRELLTGQLKRGKVELRAAIESGAAAGIGEPSTKLLQRLNGLQDSIRAWLPAARELSVADVLRLAAGDTTARSDWGPELSELATKTLKGLMTAREREGARLARMLQDHLAQLRALVAQALPLVPQLVEQQRNRFLERWQEALGASGGTPPEAAQDRALAEATAFAIRIDVAEELTRLGSHLDEIERLVKKGGEIGKRLDFLIQELHREANTLGSKSATLELTRIGVDMKVLVEQMREQVQNIE, from the coding sequence ATGCCAGTTTACAGCATGACCGGCTATGCCAGCGGCCAGACCGCCGCGGGCAGCGGTCACCCGGAAGCCGAGCCGCGAACCGCCGGCGCGGGCCGGCTCGGAGTCGAGATCCGCTCGGTCAACAGCCGTTTTCTCGACCTCACATTCAAGCTGCCCGAAGAGCTGCGCCAGCACGAGCCCATGCTGCGCGAGCTGCTGACCGGCCAGCTCAAGCGCGGCAAGGTCGAATTGCGCGCGGCCATCGAGAGCGGCGCCGCAGCGGGCATCGGCGAGCCCTCGACCAAGCTGCTGCAACGGCTCAACGGCCTGCAGGACAGCATCCGCGCCTGGCTGCCCGCCGCGCGCGAACTCAGCGTGGCCGACGTGTTGCGCCTGGCGGCCGGCGACACCACCGCCCGGAGCGATTGGGGCCCGGAGCTTTCCGAGCTGGCGACGAAGACGCTCAAGGGCCTGATGACCGCACGCGAGCGCGAGGGCGCACGGCTGGCCAGGATGCTGCAGGACCACCTGGCCCAGCTGCGCGCCCTTGTGGCGCAGGCGCTGCCGCTGGTTCCCCAACTGGTCGAGCAGCAGCGCAACCGCTTCCTGGAACGTTGGCAGGAAGCCCTGGGGGCGAGCGGCGGCACGCCGCCGGAGGCCGCCCAGGACCGCGCCCTGGCCGAAGCCACGGCCTTCGCGATCCGCATCGACGTCGCGGAAGAACTCACGCGCCTGGGTTCGCACCTGGATGAAATCGAGCGGCTGGTCAAGAAGGGCGGCGAGATCGGCAAGCGCCTCGACTTCCTGATCCAGGAGCTGCATCGCGAAGCCAACACGCTCGGGTCCAAGTCTGCGACGCTGGAGCTCACCCGCATTGGCGTGGACATGAAGGTGCTGGTCGAACAGATGCGCGAGCAAGTGCAGAACATCGAGTGA
- the gmk gene encoding guanylate kinase, producing the protein MDYPGNIFVVAAPSGAGKSSLVKALMELDSAVQPSVSHTTRAPRGQEKHGREYFFVPHSEFDAMVAADAFVEWAHVHGQRYGTSKKAIEDRIAQGADVILEIDFQGAIQIRKTFANAVMIFILPPSWEELRSRLERRGEDSAEVIELRLRNAAEEMARANEFDFVIINELFERALFDLKAIVHAQRLRYSAQRRARADTFAALNIP; encoded by the coding sequence ATGGATTACCCCGGCAATATCTTCGTGGTCGCGGCGCCCAGCGGCGCCGGCAAGTCGAGCCTGGTCAAGGCCTTGATGGAGCTCGACTCCGCGGTACAGCCCTCGGTGTCGCACACCACACGGGCACCGCGCGGCCAGGAGAAGCATGGCCGCGAATACTTCTTTGTGCCGCATTCGGAATTCGATGCAATGGTCGCGGCCGATGCCTTCGTCGAGTGGGCCCATGTGCACGGACAGCGCTACGGCACCTCGAAGAAGGCGATCGAGGACCGCATCGCCCAAGGCGCCGACGTGATCCTGGAGATCGACTTTCAAGGGGCGATCCAGATCCGCAAGACCTTTGCCAACGCAGTGATGATCTTCATCCTGCCACCGAGCTGGGAAGAGCTGCGTTCCCGGCTCGAGCGGCGCGGCGAAGACAGCGCCGAGGTGATCGAATTGCGTTTGCGCAATGCCGCCGAGGAGATGGCGCGCGCCAACGAGTTCGACTTCGTTATAATCAACGAGTTATTTGAGCGCGCACTTTTCGACCTGAAGGCGATCGTCCACGCTCAGCGGCTCCGGTATTCCGCACAGCGCCGCGCGCGTGCCGACACTTTCGCCGCCCTGAACATTCCCTGA
- the rpoZ gene encoding DNA-directed RNA polymerase subunit omega, with amino-acid sequence MARITVEDCLQQIPNRFQLVLAATYRARMLSQGHAPKIESKNKPGVTALREIAEGKIGLEMLKKVPG; translated from the coding sequence ATGGCCCGCATCACCGTCGAAGACTGCCTCCAACAAATCCCGAACCGCTTCCAGCTCGTGCTGGCCGCCACCTACCGTGCGCGCATGCTGAGCCAGGGTCACGCGCCGAAGATCGAGAGCAAGAACAAGCCCGGCGTCACGGCCTTGCGGGAGATCGCCGAAGGCAAGATCGGGCTTGAAATGCTCAAGAAAGTCCCCGGCTGA
- a CDS encoding serine/threonine protein kinase, with product MSKVKPSPLLPDTVIGGYRVVRRISAGGFGVVYLAVDHSGQQVAIKEYLPSSLATRGTGELAPQVPPEKLSLYRLGLKSFFEEGRSLAQISHASVVSVLNFFRENETVYMVMNYLEGATLQDFIVTARDLKKQKVFRESTIRSLFDEILRGLRIVHQHKMLHLDIKPANIFVTDDDRAVMIDFGAAREVLSKEGNFIRPMYTPGFAAPEMYRRDSSMGPWTDIYAIGACIYACMQGYPPNDAPQRIEKDRLGLSLSRLRGIYSDNLIEVVEWCMSLDPLSRPQSVFALQKELSREGERRYTKLTVSEKVRLSIDNMRSFEKKGLPKAAAPTTRPA from the coding sequence ATGTCAAAGGTCAAACCTTCGCCCTTGTTGCCTGACACGGTCATTGGCGGCTATCGCGTCGTGCGCCGCATCTCGGCAGGCGGGTTCGGGGTGGTCTACCTTGCTGTCGACCACAGTGGCCAGCAAGTGGCAATCAAGGAATACCTCCCGTCCTCGCTGGCCACCCGCGGCACCGGCGAACTCGCGCCCCAGGTGCCACCCGAGAAACTATCGCTTTACCGCCTGGGGCTCAAGAGCTTTTTCGAGGAAGGGCGTTCGCTCGCGCAGATCTCGCATGCCTCGGTGGTCAGCGTGCTCAACTTCTTCCGCGAGAACGAGACCGTCTACATGGTCATGAATTACTTGGAGGGGGCCACCCTGCAGGACTTCATCGTGACGGCGCGCGACCTCAAGAAGCAGAAGGTCTTTCGCGAATCCACCATCCGCTCGCTGTTCGACGAGATCCTGCGCGGCTTGCGAATCGTGCATCAGCACAAGATGCTCCATCTGGACATCAAGCCTGCCAACATCTTCGTGACCGATGACGACCGCGCCGTGATGATCGACTTCGGCGCCGCGCGCGAGGTGTTGTCCAAGGAGGGCAACTTCATCCGGCCGATGTACACCCCCGGCTTCGCGGCGCCCGAGATGTACCGCCGCGATTCCTCGATGGGCCCCTGGACCGACATCTACGCCATCGGCGCGTGCATCTATGCCTGCATGCAGGGCTACCCGCCCAACGACGCGCCGCAGCGCATCGAGAAGGATCGGCTCGGCCTGTCGCTCTCGCGACTGCGTGGCATCTATTCGGACAACCTGATCGAGGTGGTCGAGTGGTGCATGTCGCTCGACCCGCTGTCGCGCCCGCAATCGGTCTTTGCGCTGCAGAAGGAACTCAGCCGCGAGGGCGAGCGCCGCTACACCAAGCTCACGGTGAGCGAGAAGGTGCGGCTGTCGATCGATAACATGCGCTCCTTCGAAAAGAAGGGCCTGCCCAAAGCGGCGGCTCCGACCACGCGTCCGGCATGA